In Paraburkholderia phenazinium, the following are encoded in one genomic region:
- a CDS encoding DUF2827 domain-containing protein produces the protein MNGLRVGITIGLHHEAETLWNNGIKQNAAFLAEALRHCPQVARVVLVNTTAVAVTDALPWDRDRYPTLSFDAAKDDLDVLIELGGQIDAAQTAYLKQRNVRLVSYCCGFEYVHAMEAVLFRKPMWGEALFVNQRYDDIWIIPQVAPISQSYFEVLRRRPGRVVPFVWSPMFLDERVKGLPNAGEYRAHEGARRLSVMEPNLNVVKFCLYPALIAELAYRRRPERIALLQVTNAEQIAKESVDFIALMNQLDIVRDHKAVFLGRHETPVFLAENTDIVISHQLENPLNYFYLEVCWQGYPLIHNASLCSDLGYYYQGNDADEGARRVLEALETHDAHASWYRQEQRNLIARYLPDNRQLVATYAALLDDLLARPVC, from the coding sequence ATGAACGGACTGCGCGTCGGAATCACGATCGGGCTGCACCACGAAGCGGAAACGCTCTGGAATAACGGCATCAAGCAGAACGCCGCCTTTCTGGCGGAGGCGTTGCGGCATTGTCCGCAGGTGGCACGGGTCGTCCTCGTGAACACCACGGCTGTGGCCGTCACGGATGCGCTGCCGTGGGACAGGGATCGCTATCCGACGCTGTCGTTCGATGCCGCCAAAGACGACCTCGATGTGCTGATCGAACTCGGCGGCCAGATCGACGCTGCGCAGACGGCGTATCTGAAGCAGCGTAACGTTCGGCTCGTGTCGTACTGCTGCGGCTTCGAGTATGTCCACGCCATGGAGGCGGTGCTGTTCCGCAAGCCGATGTGGGGCGAGGCGCTGTTCGTCAATCAGCGTTACGACGATATCTGGATCATTCCGCAGGTCGCCCCTATCAGCCAATCGTATTTCGAGGTATTGCGCCGTAGACCCGGTCGCGTGGTGCCGTTTGTCTGGAGTCCGATGTTTCTGGACGAGCGCGTCAAGGGTTTGCCGAACGCAGGCGAATACAGGGCGCACGAAGGCGCGCGGCGCCTGAGCGTGATGGAGCCCAATCTCAACGTGGTGAAGTTCTGCCTGTATCCGGCGTTGATTGCCGAGCTGGCCTACCGCCGGCGTCCCGAGCGGATTGCGCTGCTGCAGGTCACGAACGCCGAGCAGATCGCAAAAGAGAGCGTTGACTTCATCGCCTTGATGAACCAGCTCGATATCGTCCGCGATCACAAGGCGGTTTTCCTCGGCCGGCATGAAACGCCGGTATTTCTCGCTGAAAACACCGATATCGTCATCTCGCACCAGCTCGAGAATCCGCTGAATTACTTCTACCTCGAAGTTTGCTGGCAGGGTTATCCGTTGATCCACAATGCGTCGCTCTGCAGCGATCTGGGCTATTACTACCAGGGCAACGATGCGGACGAAGGCGCGCGGCGCGTGCTTGAAGCGCTGGAAACGCACGACGCTCACGCATCCTGGTACCGTCAGGAACAGCGCAACCTGATCGCCCGCTATCTGCCGGATAACCGGCAACTGGTGGCGACGTATGCCGCGCTGCTCGACGATCTGCTGGCGCGGCCGGTTTGCTAG
- a CDS encoding YadA-like family protein, translated as MAKAIAVVVLAASAGVNVAEAQYAVGNGTATGAQAIAIGGSSGSTTTASGTTSIAIGANASASGNYSQAFGQATTATGASAIAMGSGAKATSLGSTAVGNDTTASGSSSVAIGGGNSSGTGGSAALAANSVAIGRFSVAQSAATSGVAIGYAATVSSTGAVALGQSATAAGASSIALGQSAIASATQATALGYNSNAAQQAVAVGNGASATATFSAAVGGNGTIANASEASAFGDAATASGVAATALGTYASATGASATAIGTTSTATGTGATAIGTYATASANNSSAIGDGATASAVSSGAIGYNSIAAGNNSLALGAGSSASYANSVALGAGSVTGAAAPTGTGYLTGSAAPLSEVSVGSPTALRRITNVADGSAPQDAVTVSQLSTGMSTTASNIASLSTSTSTGLSTVTSSVASLSTSTSTGISTAQSGVNSLSTGLNTTNSNVTALSTSTSTGLSTAVSRDASLSTGLNTTNSTVSALSTSASTGISTAQSGVGSLSTGLNTTNSNVASLSTGLSTTTSSISSLSTGLGTTNSSLTSLSTSTSTGLATANSGIASLSTGVSTVQTNVNALGTSTASALGGGSTYNASTGAISAPSYTTYNANGTTSTVNNVGAALNNIDSQGIKYFHANSTLADSRALGANSVAIGPNAVANNAGDVALGNGSVTASANPTSSATVGSTTLSGFAGATPSSVVSVGAVGAERQITNVAAGRITATSTDAVNGSELYAVASQVNSVGNSVSSLSTGLSSLSTSTSTGISTAQSGVASLSTGLSTTNSSVASLSTSTSTGISTAQSGVGSLSTGLSTTNSGLASLSTSTSTGISTAQSGVTSLSTGLSTTNSNVASLSSGLSTTNSNVTSLSTSTSTGISTAQSGVTSLSTGLSTTNSSVASLSTSTSTGISTAQSSVASLSTTTSTSISSLSTGVSTAQSGVASLSTGLSTTNSNVTSLSTSTSTGISTAQSGVTSLSTGLSTTNSGLASLSTSTSTGISTAQSGVTSLSTGLSTTNSSVASLSTSTSTGISTAQSGVTSLSTGLSTTNSGVASLSTSTSTGISTAQSGVTSLSTGLSTTNSSVASLSTSTSTGISTAQSGVTSLSTGLSTTNSSVASLSTSTSTGLSSLSTGVSTTNSTVASLSTSTSTGLNSLSTGVSTTNSTVASLSTSTSTGIGSLSTGVNSLSTGLSTTNSSVASLSTSTSTGINSLSTGLSTTNSNVASLSTGVANSVQYDDASHTKVTLGGAGSTTPVTLTNVANGVNPTDAVNFGQLTSLSTTTSTSISSLSTGVSTAQSGVASLSTGLTTTNSNVASLSTGLNTTNSNVTSLSTGLNTTNSNVASLSTGLNTTNSNVASLSTGLTTTNSNVASLSTGLTTATSSVTALSTGIANGTVGLVQQVGGAPGNGAITVGANTGGTSVDFTGTAGARQLTGVAAGTAPTDAVNVSQLQAVASVASDAVLYDNASHTSVTLGGVGATSAVALTNIAAGAITATSTDAINGSQLFALETQMGTLGSQLTQLSQTTTTNTGASNSKYVAVNSTGNAASATGTESVAVGGNSTASSSNTVAVGSGAQATGSSSSAVGANAVASAPNSVAIGAGSVASEANSVSVGSPGNERTITNVAPGVNPTDAVNVAQLQGVQQNINDVARAAYSGVAMAGALAGLPQVEQGKTFQIAAGVGNYAGYSAIAIGASARVTQNTIVKVGASATDGAHVLVNAGVGYSW; from the coding sequence GTGGCGAAGGCCATTGCCGTGGTCGTGCTGGCCGCGAGCGCGGGGGTGAATGTGGCCGAGGCGCAGTACGCCGTGGGGAACGGCACCGCGACGGGCGCGCAGGCGATCGCCATCGGCGGCTCGAGCGGCAGCACCACGACGGCCTCCGGGACGACGTCGATTGCGATCGGCGCCAATGCGAGCGCCTCGGGCAATTATTCGCAGGCCTTCGGGCAGGCGACGACGGCAACAGGCGCGAGCGCGATTGCGATGGGCTCGGGGGCCAAGGCGACCAGCCTGGGTTCGACCGCGGTCGGTAACGACACGACGGCGTCCGGCAGCAGCTCGGTCGCCATCGGCGGCGGCAACAGCAGCGGCACCGGCGGCTCGGCCGCGCTGGCGGCCAACTCGGTTGCGATCGGCCGCTTTTCGGTGGCGCAGAGCGCGGCGACTTCGGGCGTGGCGATCGGCTATGCCGCGACGGTTTCGTCGACGGGCGCCGTGGCATTGGGCCAGTCCGCGACGGCGGCCGGCGCTTCCTCGATCGCATTGGGGCAGAGCGCGATTGCTTCGGCGACCCAGGCGACCGCGCTTGGCTACAACTCGAACGCGGCGCAGCAGGCGGTAGCGGTCGGTAACGGCGCCAGCGCGACGGCGACTTTCTCCGCCGCCGTGGGCGGCAACGGCACGATCGCCAACGCTTCGGAGGCCTCAGCTTTCGGCGATGCGGCGACTGCTTCAGGCGTGGCCGCCACCGCACTCGGCACGTACGCGTCGGCTACCGGCGCGAGCGCGACGGCGATCGGCACGACTTCGACCGCGACGGGAACCGGGGCCACGGCGATCGGCACGTATGCCACGGCAAGCGCCAACAATTCAAGCGCGATCGGCGATGGCGCCACGGCAAGCGCGGTTTCGTCCGGCGCGATTGGCTATAACTCGATTGCTGCGGGCAACAACTCGCTCGCCCTCGGTGCTGGCAGCAGCGCCAGCTATGCCAATAGCGTGGCGCTTGGCGCCGGCAGCGTGACGGGTGCGGCTGCGCCGACGGGTACCGGCTACCTGACGGGCAGCGCGGCGCCACTTTCGGAAGTGTCGGTGGGCAGCCCGACCGCATTGCGGCGGATCACCAACGTCGCTGACGGTTCGGCGCCGCAGGACGCCGTCACGGTATCGCAGTTGAGCACCGGCATGAGCACCACGGCGAGCAACATCGCCAGTCTGTCGACTTCGACGTCGACGGGATTGAGCACGGTGACGAGCAGCGTGGCGTCGCTGTCGACTTCGACGTCCACCGGGATCAGTACCGCGCAGAGCGGCGTGAACTCGTTGTCGACCGGGTTGAATACGACCAATAGCAATGTGACGGCATTGTCGACTTCGACGTCGACCGGATTGAGCACGGCGGTGAGCCGTGACGCCAGTCTGTCGACCGGGTTGAATACGACCAACAGCACGGTGAGCGCATTGTCCACCTCCGCGTCGACCGGCATCAGCACGGCGCAAAGCGGTGTAGGTTCGCTGTCGACCGGGTTGAACACGACCAACAGCAATGTGGCATCGTTGTCCACGGGCCTGAGCACGACGACCAGCAGCATCAGCTCGCTGTCGACCGGCCTCGGCACGACCAACAGCAGCCTCACTTCGCTGTCGACCTCGACCTCGACGGGCCTCGCGACGGCGAACAGCGGCATCGCCAGCCTGTCGACCGGCGTCAGTACGGTTCAAACCAATGTCAACGCACTGGGCACCAGCACGGCCTCGGCGTTGGGCGGCGGATCGACGTACAACGCGTCGACCGGCGCAATCAGCGCGCCGTCTTACACGACGTATAACGCGAACGGCACGACCAGCACGGTCAATAACGTGGGCGCGGCGCTGAACAACATCGACAGCCAGGGTATCAAGTACTTCCACGCCAACTCGACGCTGGCGGATTCGCGGGCGCTGGGAGCGAACAGCGTCGCGATCGGCCCGAACGCCGTCGCCAACAACGCCGGCGATGTCGCGCTGGGCAATGGTTCGGTGACGGCGAGCGCGAATCCGACCAGCAGCGCGACGGTCGGTTCGACGACCCTCAGCGGCTTCGCAGGCGCTACCCCGAGCAGCGTCGTGAGCGTGGGCGCCGTGGGCGCCGAGAGGCAAATCACGAACGTCGCTGCAGGGCGGATCACGGCCACCAGCACGGATGCGGTCAACGGCAGCGAGTTGTACGCCGTGGCGAGCCAGGTCAATTCCGTGGGCAATTCGGTGAGTTCGTTGTCGACGGGGTTGAGTTCGCTTTCGACGTCTACGTCGACGGGGATCAGTACGGCGCAGAGTGGTGTGGCTTCGTTGTCCACGGGCTTGAGCACAACGAACAGCAGCGTGGCTTCGTTGTCGACTTCGACGTCGACGGGTATCAGTACGGCGCAAAGCGGTGTGGGGTCTCTCTCGACCGGCTTGAGCACGACCAACAGCGGCCTGGCTTCGTTGTCGACGTCTACGTCGACCGGCATCAGCACCGCTCAAAGCGGCGTGACGTCGCTCTCGACGGGCTTGAGCACCACGAACAGCAACGTCGCCTCGCTGTCGTCGGGACTCAGCACGACCAACAGCAATGTGACCTCGCTGTCGACTTCGACCTCGACTGGCATCAGCACGGCGCAAAGCGGCGTGACGTCGCTGTCCACGGGGCTGAGCACGACGAACAGCAGCGTAGCTTCGCTGTCGACCTCAACCTCGACCGGCATCAGCACGGCCCAAAGCAGCGTTGCGTCGCTGTCCACCACGACATCGACGAGCATCAGTTCCTTGTCGACCGGAGTGAGCACGGCGCAAAGCGGCGTTGCGTCGCTCTCGACGGGTCTGAGCACGACGAACAGCAATGTGACTTCGCTGTCGACGTCGACCTCGACAGGTATCAGCACGGCGCAAAGCGGCGTGACCTCACTGTCCACAGGTCTGAGCACGACCAACAGCGGCCTCGCTTCGCTGTCGACTTCGACCTCGACGGGTATCAGCACAGCTCAAAGCGGCGTGACCTCGCTGTCCACGGGGCTGAGCACCACGAACAGCAGCGTAGCTTCGCTGTCGACTTCGACCTCGACGGGCATCAGCACAGCGCAAAGCGGTGTGACCTCGCTGTCCACGGGCCTGAGCACGACCAACAGCGGCGTAGCCTCGCTCTCGACCTCGACCTCGACGGGTATCAGTACAGCCCAAAGCGGCGTGACCTCACTGTCCACTGGCCTGAGCACCACGAACAGCAGCGTAGCTTCGCTTTCTACGTCGACCTCGACGGGCATCAGCACGGCGCAAAGCGGTGTGACCTCGCTGTCCACAGGTCTGAGCACGACCAACAGCAGCGTCGCCTCGCTCTCGACCTCAACCTCGACGGGTCTGAGTTCCTTGTCCACCGGCGTCAGCACGACCAACAGCACGGTCGCGAGCCTGTCCACCTCGACCTCGACCGGGCTGAACTCCCTGTCCACCGGCGTGAGCACGACGAACAGCACGGTAGCCAGCCTCTCCACCTCAACCTCGACGGGCATCGGCTCGCTGTCCACAGGCGTGAACTCGCTGTCGACGGGTCTCAGTACAACTAACAGCTCGGTAGCGAGTCTCTCGACGTCAACCTCGACAGGTATCAACTCGCTGTCGACAGGCCTCTCCACCACCAACAGCAATGTGGCCTCGCTGTCGACGGGGGTAGCCAACTCGGTCCAGTACGACGACGCGAGCCATACGAAGGTCACGCTGGGCGGAGCCGGTTCGACCACCCCGGTGACGCTGACCAACGTCGCCAACGGGGTGAACCCGACCGACGCCGTCAACTTCGGACAACTGACCTCGCTGTCCACCACAACGTCGACGAGCATCAGTTCGCTTTCGACCGGCGTGAGCACGGCGCAGAGCGGAGTAGCGTCACTGTCGACCGGTCTCACCACGACGAACAGCAACGTCGCGTCGCTGTCCACGGGGCTGAACACGACCAACAGTAACGTGACCTCGCTGTCGACGGGGCTGAACACAACGAACAGCAACGTCGCCTCGCTGTCGACCGGTTTGAACACGACGAACAGCAACGTCGCTTCGCTGTCGACAGGCCTGACCACGACCAACAGCAACGTCGCCTCCCTGTCCACCGGCCTCACGACGGCCACCAGCAGCGTGACCGCGTTGTCGACGGGCATCGCCAACGGCACCGTCGGCCTCGTGCAGCAGGTGGGCGGCGCGCCGGGCAACGGCGCGATCACGGTGGGGGCCAACACCGGCGGCACCAGCGTCGACTTTACCGGCACGGCGGGCGCACGCCAGCTCACCGGTGTCGCGGCCGGCACCGCGCCGACCGACGCCGTCAACGTGAGCCAGTTGCAGGCGGTGGCCTCGGTGGCCAGCGACGCGGTGCTGTACGACAACGCCTCGCACACCAGCGTGACGCTCGGCGGCGTCGGCGCCACCTCGGCGGTCGCGCTGACCAATATCGCGGCAGGCGCAATCACGGCGACCAGCACGGATGCGATCAACGGCAGCCAGTTGTTTGCGCTCGAAACGCAGATGGGGACGCTCGGCAGCCAGCTCACGCAGCTCTCGCAAACCACGACGACCAACACCGGCGCGTCGAACTCGAAGTACGTCGCAGTGAATTCGACCGGTAACGCCGCAAGCGCTACGGGCACGGAATCGGTAGCGGTGGGCGGCAATTCGACCGCGAGTTCGAGCAACACCGTAGCAGTGGGGTCGGGCGCGCAGGCAACCGGCTCCAGTTCGTCCGCGGTGGGCGCCAATGCGGTTGCGTCCGCACCGAACTCGGTGGCGATCGGCGCGGGCTCGGTGGCGAGCGAGGCGAACTCGGTGTCGGTGGGCTCGCCCGGCAATGAGCGGACCATCACCAACGTGGCGCCCGGCGTCAACCCGACCGATGCGGTAAACGTTGCGCAACTGCAGGGTGTTCAGCAGAATATCAACGACGTGGCCCGCGCGGCGTATTCGGGCGTGGCCATGGCCGGTGCGCTGGCCGGCTTGCCCCAGGTGGAACAGGGCAAGACGTTCCAGATCGCCGCTGGGGTGGGCAACTACGCGGGATACAGCGCAATCGCCATCGGCGCCAGTGCGCGGGTCACGCAAAACACCATCGTCAAGGTAGGGGCCAGCGCCACGGATGGGGCTCACGTGCTGGTCAACGCCGGTGTCGGGTATTCCTGGTAA
- a CDS encoding DUF2827 domain-containing protein, translating into MRIGISVITHTGQNIWQNGLGQNVVFLAELFQRLPFVESVLLIDVGDQGVMPAQVDLASRNLRLMRAHEASDEVDVIVEMGGALDIEWLDLMRARGKKVVFYCCGQPYVGLAEPAIFTKPTHAPRPDRCDEVWYLPKDAAFAPMMRLLHRCDVHEAPFIWHPQFIQQRIQEVEALGMRYGFAVHETPADSARRGLRVAIFEPNISVVKTSSIPMLVCDEAYRADAGSVHAMHVLNTLHLKDHPTMLYFANALDLVRQHKATFHGRHDIVGFMVQHADAIVSHQWQNEQNYSYLDALYGDYPLIHNSPWLKEAGYYYHGFDAREGAAQLQRAAVDHASGLDDYRTRSQRVFAVVDPFSQRNLDAYAARLLHLCRDAHFANTASRP; encoded by the coding sequence ATGCGCATTGGCATCTCCGTCATCACCCATACCGGTCAGAACATCTGGCAGAACGGCCTGGGGCAGAACGTCGTCTTTCTGGCGGAGCTGTTTCAACGTCTGCCGTTTGTGGAGTCGGTGCTGCTGATCGACGTCGGCGACCAGGGCGTGATGCCCGCCCAGGTCGATCTGGCCTCGCGCAACCTGCGGCTGATGCGGGCGCACGAGGCCAGCGACGAGGTGGACGTGATCGTCGAAATGGGCGGTGCGCTCGATATCGAATGGCTCGACCTCATGCGCGCGCGCGGCAAAAAGGTGGTGTTCTATTGCTGCGGCCAGCCGTATGTCGGCCTCGCCGAACCGGCGATCTTCACGAAGCCCACGCATGCACCGCGGCCCGACCGCTGCGACGAGGTGTGGTACCTGCCGAAAGACGCCGCCTTCGCGCCGATGATGCGCCTGCTGCACCGCTGCGACGTGCACGAGGCGCCGTTCATCTGGCATCCTCAGTTTATCCAGCAGCGCATCCAGGAGGTCGAGGCGCTCGGCATGCGCTACGGTTTCGCGGTGCATGAGACGCCGGCCGACAGCGCCCGCCGTGGCCTGCGCGTGGCGATTTTCGAGCCGAACATTTCGGTCGTGAAGACCTCGAGCATTCCGATGCTGGTCTGCGACGAAGCCTACCGGGCCGACGCCGGCTCGGTGCACGCAATGCACGTGCTCAACACCTTGCACCTCAAAGATCACCCCACCATGCTGTACTTCGCCAATGCGCTGGACCTGGTGCGCCAGCATAAGGCCACCTTTCACGGCCGGCACGATATCGTCGGTTTCATGGTGCAGCATGCCGACGCCATCGTTTCGCATCAATGGCAGAACGAACAGAACTACAGCTACCTCGATGCGCTTTACGGCGACTATCCGCTGATCCACAACTCGCCGTGGCTCAAGGAAGCCGGCTACTACTATCACGGCTTCGACGCGCGTGAAGGCGCGGCGCAATTGCAGCGCGCAGCGGTGGATCATGCGAGCGGCCTCGACGATTACCGGACCCGCTCGCAACGCGTGTTCGCTGTGGTGGATCCGTTCAGTCAGCGCAATCTCGACGCTTATGCGGCCCGGCTCCTGCATCTGTGCCGCGACGCGCACTTCGCCAACACCGCGAGCCGCCCATGA
- a CDS encoding EAL domain-containing protein, whose protein sequence is MNRIGNAALKLTNSGAMREAAASASRDETLAQRIRKGLKAGEFGVAFQPVVHAQTLKLLNVECLLRWQHPEYGLLLPECFVSAFDDRETAREVTAFMLESVCLQLGEMRRAGQSLPAAAINIQPSQLLDEALVATIRDTTRRHGVDPLLLELELVAAEDASTLLSTQEFTRSLRQLGVRLALNDFGSGYSPLAMLGVAQIDTVKLARGFMARVPGSARDCVVITGLLDLLDKLDMRVVVEGVESEAQLTWLRQRPEVYVQGYHVARPQAKLANALAMR, encoded by the coding sequence GTGAATCGCATCGGAAATGCCGCATTAAAACTGACGAACTCGGGCGCCATGCGCGAAGCGGCGGCGTCGGCGAGCCGCGACGAAACGCTTGCGCAGCGGATTCGCAAAGGCTTGAAGGCGGGCGAATTCGGCGTCGCCTTCCAGCCGGTCGTCCACGCGCAAACCCTCAAGCTGCTCAACGTCGAATGCCTGCTGCGCTGGCAGCATCCCGAGTACGGTCTGCTGCTGCCCGAGTGCTTCGTGTCCGCCTTCGACGATCGGGAAACCGCGCGCGAGGTCACGGCGTTCATGCTGGAATCGGTCTGCCTGCAACTCGGCGAGATGCGGCGAGCCGGCCAGAGCTTGCCCGCCGCGGCGATCAATATCCAGCCGTCGCAGTTGCTCGACGAAGCGCTCGTCGCCACCATTCGCGACACGACGCGCCGTCACGGCGTCGACCCGTTACTGCTCGAACTCGAACTGGTCGCAGCAGAAGATGCGTCGACGCTATTGTCGACGCAGGAGTTCACGCGCTCGCTGCGCCAGCTCGGCGTGCGGCTCGCGCTCAACGACTTCGGGTCGGGTTATTCGCCGCTGGCGATGCTAGGCGTGGCCCAGATCGATACCGTCAAGCTGGCGCGCGGCTTCATGGCTCGCGTGCCGGGGTCGGCGCGCGATTGTGTGGTGATCACAGGGCTGCTCGATCTGCTCGACAAGCTGGATATGCGGGTCGTCGTGGAGGGCGTAGAAAGCGAGGCGCAGCTAACCTGGCTCAGGCAACGCCCGGAGGTCTACGTACAGGGTTATCACGTGGCGCGGCCGCAAGCGAAGCTCGCGAACGCGCTGGCAATGCGTTGA
- a CDS encoding DUF2827 domain-containing protein: MNLERTPPYPSGQPRKLRVGVSIYVRKGEQSVWENGIYQNCIFLVMLLMRSPLVEATYLVAGGGDGRPEDARNFLADSPVPLIDMEAAATTLDVMIEMSAQLDREWVVAFRERGGKIVSMRVGNDYVIDIERMIFDQSHGLLITAAPYHEVWTLAEYEPTCVPYYASTFRCPVRVMPHLWSPLVLEREAARLPEGLSFGYRPGRRRWRAGIFEPNICMVKTSFVPLLSCEAAHRANPDLLEHVWAYNTFHLKEHVSFNGFARSLDIVKHGLTSFEGRFPFCRVVAGDVDAVVSHHWENAQNYVYYEALYGGYPLIHNSHLIGECGYRYHDFDCEEGGRALQRAFAGHDTHLDAYRRTANAFLRGLDPENEDNVRIYSDALAALYAPA, encoded by the coding sequence ATGAACCTTGAACGAACCCCGCCATACCCGTCGGGCCAGCCGCGCAAGCTGCGCGTGGGTGTCTCGATCTACGTGCGCAAGGGCGAGCAATCGGTATGGGAGAACGGCATTTACCAGAACTGCATTTTCCTGGTGATGCTGCTAATGCGCTCGCCGCTCGTCGAAGCCACCTATCTGGTAGCGGGCGGCGGCGATGGGCGCCCGGAGGATGCGCGCAATTTTCTGGCCGATTCGCCGGTCCCGCTCATCGACATGGAAGCGGCGGCCACGACGCTCGACGTGATGATCGAGATGAGCGCGCAACTCGACCGCGAATGGGTGGTGGCGTTCCGCGAGCGCGGCGGCAAGATCGTCTCGATGCGGGTGGGCAACGATTACGTGATCGACATCGAGCGCATGATCTTCGATCAGTCGCATGGCCTGCTGATCACGGCCGCCCCGTATCACGAGGTCTGGACGCTGGCCGAGTATGAGCCTACCTGTGTGCCGTATTACGCGAGTACGTTCCGCTGTCCGGTGCGCGTGATGCCGCATCTGTGGAGCCCGCTGGTGCTCGAGCGCGAAGCGGCACGTTTGCCGGAAGGACTCAGCTTCGGCTACCGGCCGGGGCGGCGGCGCTGGCGCGCGGGCATCTTCGAACCCAATATCTGCATGGTGAAGACGAGCTTCGTGCCGTTGCTGTCCTGCGAGGCGGCGCATCGCGCCAATCCCGACCTGCTCGAACACGTGTGGGCGTACAACACCTTCCACCTGAAGGAACACGTGAGCTTCAACGGCTTCGCGCGCAGTCTGGACATCGTGAAGCACGGCCTGACCTCGTTCGAGGGACGCTTTCCGTTTTGCCGGGTGGTGGCTGGGGATGTCGACGCGGTCGTCAGCCATCATTGGGAAAACGCGCAGAACTATGTGTACTACGAAGCGCTGTACGGCGGTTACCCGCTGATCCACAACTCGCATCTGATCGGCGAGTGCGGATATCGCTATCACGATTTCGATTGCGAGGAGGGCGGGCGTGCCCTGCAGCGGGCGTTCGCCGGGCACGACACGCATCTCGATGCCTACCGTCGCACCGCCAACGCGTTCCTGCGCGGACTCGATCCTGAGAATGAGGACAACGTGCGGATCTATAGCGATGCGCTTGCTGCGCTCTATGCGCCCGCCTAG
- a CDS encoding DUF4019 domain-containing protein: MVGCTNLAAAEQGTSADELLNDAGQVLQQLDTDRFAALWQDAAPFVKASVSADKFASQMQQARQSVGSVSRRGWASVTRIQYNGAKGVPDGLYANVDYATTVTSGRTLFELVSFRLGEDGHWHLTGYAARSTQDAAATQTQIAKP; the protein is encoded by the coding sequence ATGGTGGGCTGCACGAACCTGGCCGCCGCGGAGCAGGGCACCTCGGCCGACGAACTGCTGAACGACGCGGGCCAGGTCTTGCAGCAACTCGACACGGACCGCTTCGCCGCGCTCTGGCAAGATGCGGCGCCGTTCGTCAAGGCGAGCGTGTCGGCGGACAAGTTCGCGAGCCAGATGCAGCAGGCGCGCCAGTCGGTGGGCAGCGTGTCGCGCCGCGGCTGGGCTTCGGTCACGCGCATCCAGTACAACGGCGCCAAAGGTGTGCCGGACGGCCTGTATGCGAACGTCGATTACGCCACCACCGTGACAAGCGGCCGGACCCTGTTCGAGCTGGTGAGCTTCCGGCTGGGCGAGGACGGCCATTGGCATTTAACCGGCTACGCGGCGCGCTCCACCCAGGACGCGGCAGCCACACAGACACAAATCGCCAAGCCATGA